CCGCGGCCTTCGTATTTGCCTACGCGCTCACGCGCAGTTGCATGCCGGCCGGGCTCAAGGCCGTTTTCCGGCTGATCGCGCTCATCCCGCTGCTGGCGCCGTCGCTGCTGTCGGCCATCTCGTTCGTGCAGTGGTTCGGCAATCAGGGCGCGCTCAAGTTCCTGCTCGGCGGCGTCTCGATCTACGGGGCGCCCGGCATCATCCTGTCCGAGGTCTACAACACCTTTCCGCACGCGCTGATGATCCTCGTGACCGCCATGTCGCTCACCGACGGTCGGCTGTACGAGGCGGCCAAGGCGCTGCGCACCAGGCCGATGCGCCAGTTCATGACGATCACGCTGCCTTCCTGCAAGTACGGCCTGATCAGCGCGTCGACGGTGGTCTTTACCTACGTGGTGAGCGACTTTGGCGCGCCCAAGGTGATCGGCGGCAATTTCAACGTGCTGTCGGTCGACGTGTTCAAGCAGGTGGTGGGTCAGCACAACTTCTCGATCGGCGCGGTGGTCGGGATGCTGCTGCTGGTGCCTTCAATCGTCTCCTTCGTGATCGACTACGTGGTGCGCCGCAAGCTCAAGGCACAGCTCACTGCCCGCTCGGTGCCCTACAGCCCGAAACCGCGCAAGGTGGCCGACACGCTGCTGCTCATGTTCTGCGCGACGGTATGCGCGCTGTTGCTGGCGATCATCGGCATGGCGGTCTACACCTCCCTGATCACGCTCTGGCCCTACGACCTTTCTTTCACGCTGAAGCACTATCGCTTCGCGCTGCTCGAAAGCGACATGGCGGCCGCCTACACCAACAGCCTCGCCGTCGCCGCGGTCACGGCCGTGGCCGGTTCCTTCATCGTTTTCGTGGGGGCCTATCTGATCGAGAAGACGCGCAATCTGGGAATGATGCGGCCCACGATGCACATGATGGCGGTGCTGTCGATGGCGGTGCCGGGGCTGGTGCTCGGCCTGGGCTATGTGATGTTCTTCAACCATCCGGCCAACCCGCTGGGCTTTCTCTATCAGACGATGACGATCCTGGTCGTCTCGATGATCGTGCACTACTACACCTCGAGCCATCTCACGGCCGTTACCGCGCTCAAGCAGATCGACAACGAATTCGAGGCCGTGTCGGCCTCGCTCAAGGTCCCGTTCATCAAGACCTTCTTCCGCGTGACGGTGCCGGTGTGCCTGCCCGCGATCCTGGACATCGGGCGCTACTTCTTCGTGGTGTCGATGGCGAGCCTGTCTTGCGCCATCTTCCTCTACACGCCCGACACCATCCTGGCTTCGGTCGCGATCATGCACATGGACGACGCGGGGGACATCGGCCCCGCGGCCGCCCTGGCCAGCCTGATCGTCGTCACCTCCGTCGTCGTGTGCATCGTTTATTCGCTGCTCACGCGCGTGCTGCTGACGCGCACGCAGGCCTGGCGCCTGCTGGGGCGCACCTGAGATCGCGTTCCCCCTCGACCTTCCCGCTCTTTACCTGTACGGAGATATCACGATGAGTTCGATCACCAGCCCCATCCTTCTCACGCCGGGCCCGCTCACCACCTCGGACCGCACCCGCAACGCCATGCTGCGCGACTGGGGATCGTGGGACAGCGACTTCAACAAGATCACCGCGCGCATCCGCGAGCGAGTGCTCGACATCGTGCACGGCAAGGGCACGCACGAATGCGTTCCGATGCAGGGCAGCGGCACCTTCTCGGTCGAGGCGGCCGTCGGCACGCTGGTGCCGCGCGATGGGCATGTGCTGGTTCCGAGCAACGGCGCCTACTGCCAGCGCCTTGCCCGGATCTGCCGGGTGCTCGGGCGCAAGGTCACGACCATCGACTACACCGAGGACCGGCAGGTGCAGCCCGACGACGTGGAGCGCGCCCTTGCCGCCGACCCGAGCATCACGCACGTGGCGGTGGTGCACTGCGAGACAGGGGCCGGCGTGCTCAATCCGCTGCATGAAATCGCGCTCATGGCGGCCAGGCACGGGTGCGGCCTGATCATCGACGCCATGAGCTCCTTCGGTGCCATCGAGATCGATGCGCGCAAGACGCCTTTCGATGCGGTGATCGCGGCCTCCGGCAAGTGCCTGGAAGGTGTTCCGGGCATGGGCTTCGTGGTCGTCAGGCGCAGCACGCTCGAGAAGTGCGAAGGCAACTGCCACTCGCTGAGCATGGACCTGTACGACCAGTGGGTGTACATGGAGAAGACCACGCAGTGGCGCTTCACGCCGCCCACGCACGTGGTCGCCGCGCTCGACGAAGCGATCGCGCAGTACATCGAGGAGGGCGGCCTCGCGGCCCGGGGCGGGCGCTACGCGCGAAATTGCAAGGCGCTGGTCGACGGCCTGGCCGCGCTCGGGCTGCGCAGTTTTCTCGATCAATCGATCCAGGCGCCGATCATCGTCACGTTCCATGCGCCCGACGACGCGAACTACGACTTCAAGACCTTCTACCAGGAGGTGAAGAAGCGCGGCTACATCCTCTACCCGGGCAAGCTGACCCAGGTCGAGACCTTCCGCGTCGGCTGCATGGGCCACTTCGGCGAAGCGGGCATTCCGGGTGCGGTGGAAGCGATCGGGCAGACGCTCAAGGCGATGGGCATCCGGCAAGGCGAGGGCGTGGTGGCGGCGTGAGCGAGCAGACGCCGCGCAGCGCGGCGACGCGTTGCACGACCGCTTCGCGCGGCGGGCCGGGACCGGGGAGAATCGGGCGTGCCCAAGCCTGCCGTTCCGATCCACCCGACTCACCCGATACCCCTGACCCCCGTGGCGTCCACCGGACTCACGGGCTTCATCCTCACCCGCCACTGGCGAGACACCCCGGGCGGCACGGAGATCGAGTACTGGCTGGCAACGGATGCAGGACCGAGGAAAGTGGTCCTGACCTCCCAGACCTCGGTCGCGTTCGTCGAGACGCGGCACAGGGCCGCGGTGGAAGCGCAGCTTGCGGCCTTGCCGGGACTGCAGCTGCGTGAACTGGAGCTGAAGACCTTCGATCGGAACCCCGTATTCGGCGTCTATGCGAAGCACTTCCGCCAGTTGGGCCGCATGGCGCGCGCCCTGCAGGCGCAGGGCGTGCGGGTGTTCGAAGCCGACGTGCGCCCGCACGACCGCTACCTGATGGAGCGGTTCATCACCGCCGGCGTCCTGGTGGAGGAGGGCCGGGCAGACCGCGCCACCATTTACGACGGCAGGCTCAAGCCCGCGCCTGAATTCCGGCCGATGCTGAAGATGGTGTCGCTGGACATCGAGACGAGCCAGGACGAGGCGCTCTATTCCATCGCGCTGGACGGCACGCAGGAGCGCGTGGTCTTCATGCTGGGCGAGCCGCCGCCGCAGCAGCAGCCGTCGGGTGAGCCCATGAACTTCGCGCTTGTCTATTGCCCGACCCGCAAGGCCATGCTGGAGAAGTTCAATGAATGGCTCGAGCGCAACGACCCGGACGTCGTGATCGGCTGGAACGTCATTCAGTTCGACCTGCGGGTGCTCCAGAAGACCGCCAACGACTGCGGGACGCAGCTCCTGCTGGGGCGGGAGCGTCGGCCCATCGACTGGCGCACCCATCCGGGCAAGCAGGGCTACCTGTTCGCGCCCACGCCCGGGCGGGTGATCATCGATGGCATCGACGCGCTGAAGGCGGCGATGTGGAGCTTTCCGTCCTTCAGCCTCGAGAGCGTCTCGCAGGCGATGCTGGGGGAGGGCAAGGCCATCGGCGACGAATACGACAAGATGGCGGAGATCGAGCGGCGCTATCAGCAAGACAAGCCCGCGCTCGCGCGCTACAACATCCGGGACTGCGAGCTGGTGCTGCGCATCTTCGACAAGGCGAAGCTGCTGCAGTTCGTGATGGAGCGGGCGCACACCACGGGCCTGCAGGCCGATCACTTCGGCGGCTCCATTGCCGCGTTCAGCCACCATTACCTTCCAAGGATGCATCGCCTGGGCTATGTGGCACCGAACTTGGGCGAGATCCCGAGCAAGGCTTTCCCCGGTGGCTACGTGATGGACTCCAAGCCCGGGTTCTACGACTCCGTCGTGGTCCTGGACTACAAGAGCCTCTACCCCTCGATCATCCGGACCTTCCTGGTCGATCCGGTGGGGCTCGTGGAAGGCGCCAATGCCGGCGACCCGGCGATGGTCGTCAAGGGTCCGCAGGGAACCGCCTTCTCGCGTGAGAGGCACTGCCTGCCGGAAATCGTGACCACGCTCTGGCGTGCGCGCGACGAGGCCAAGCGCGCGAGGAACGAGCCGCTGTCCCAGGCGCTGAAGCTGCTCATGAACTCCTTCGCCGGTGTGCTCGGCGCGGCCGACTGCCGCTTCTTCAATCCCAAGCTCGTTTCCGCCGTCACCCTGCGCGGCCACGAGATGATGAAGCTCACGCGCGACTTCGTGGAGCGCCGGGGCTACGAGGCCATCTACGGCGACACCGATTCCATCTTCATCTGGCTCAGGCGCACCCACAGCAACGAGGAAGCGCATGCGGTCGCGGCGGGCCTGGCGCGCGACATCAACGACTGGTGGACGCGCACGCTTCGCGAGGGGCAGGGGCTGGAGAACTTCCTCGAAATCGAATTCGACACCCACTACCGGAAGTTCTTCATGCCCACCATTCGCGGCTCGGAGGTGGGCAGCAAGAAGCGTTATGCCGGCCTCGCCGTGGACGCCGACGGCAAGGAGGAAATGGTCTACCGCGGGCTGGAGATGGCCCGCAGCGACTGGACGCCGCTGGCGCGCCAGTTCCAGGAGGGCCTGCTGTCGCGCATCTTCCAGGGCGAGCCCTACAAGGCGTTCGTGACCGCCTATGCGCAGTCGATGCTCGCCGGCGAGAAGGACGACCTGCTCATCTACAGGAAGCGCCTGCGCCATCGCCTCGACGCCTATCAGGTCAACGTGCCGCCGCAGGTTCGCGCCGCTCGCACAGCGGACGAATACAACGCCCGCATCGGAAGGCCCAGGCAGTATCAGAACGGCGGCTGGATCCGCTATGTCATGACCCGCAACGGGCCGGAGCCGCTGGAAACGCGCCATTCCCGCATCGACTACGAGCACTACCTGAGCAAGCAGCTCCAGCCGATTGCCGACGCCATCCTGCAGCCGTTGGGCGACAGCTTCGCGGCCCTGACGAGCCTGCAGCAGGGCTTGTTCTGACGACTAGGTGCATGTGGTCGCGAATGTTCGCTACCGCACAGACGGACTTTTGCCAGGGACCAGAAACTGCGGCCACTCATGAAGCCCGCGCGCCCTCTCATCCTGGCCTTGAACGGCGGCTCCTCCAGCATCCGGTTCGGTGTGTACCGGATGGGCGGGAGGCCGGCGTGCCAGCTTCAGGGCAAGCTGGACCGCATCGGCGTGGGCGGCTCCACCCTGCGCTTCGCGGGGGCGGACGGCGTGGCGCACGAAGTTGCGCTCAGGGCTGTCAGGGACTACAGCTCGGCCACCAAGGCCGTGCTCGACTGGCTGAGCGCGCGCAAGGTTTTCGACACGCTCGCCGCCGTCGGCTACCGCCTGGTGCACGGCATGGGCCACACCGACCCCGAACTCGTCACGCCCGACCTGCTGGATGACCTGCGCCGCATCCAGTGGGTCGACCCCGACCACCTGCCGGACGAGATCGAGTTGATCGAGGCCGTTCGAAAGCACGTGCCGTCACTGCCGCACGTTGCTTGCTTCGACACGGCCTTCCACAGCCACATGCCGCTCGTGGCCAGGATGCTGGCCATTCCCCGGCGCCTGGGCGAGAAGGGCGTGCGCCGCTACGGTTTTCATGGCTTGTCGTACGCCTATCTGATGCTGGCGCTGGCGCGCGCTGCCGGTCCGGCTGCCGCGAAGGGGCGGGTGGTTCTCGCGCACTTGGGCAGCGGGGCCAGTCTGGCGGCGGTGAAGGACGGCACGGGCATCGACACCAGCATGGGTTTCACGCCCGCCAGCGGCATGCCCATGGGCACGCGCTCCGGCGACATCGATCCCGGTCTGGCGCTCTATCTTGAAAGAACCGAGCACATGACGCCCGTGCAGTTCGACGCCATGACCAAGGATGCATCGGGGCTGCTCGGCGTCTCGGGGACCAGCTCCGACATTCGCGACCTGCTTGCGCGCGAAGCGGTCGATGCCAGGGCCGCGGATGCGGTGGCCTTGTTCTGCTACCAAGCGAAGAAGTGGGTCGGCGCCTACGCGGCCGCGCTGGGCGGGCTCGACACGCTGGTGTTCTCAGGCGGCATCGGCGAGAACTGCGCGGCGGTTCGGGCGCGCATCTGCGAGGGGCTCGAGTTTCTCGGCGTGCGCCTCGATGCGTCGCGCAACGCCGCCAATGCCGACGTGATTTCCGTTGCCCGCAGCCGCGTCACCGTGCGTGTCATTCGGACGAACGAGGAGTGGATGGTCGCGAGGCTGACCGCCGCCCGCGTGTTCGCAGACTGCCCGCCGAAGGGCGAAACGCCGGAATGATCGGCTCCGCGAGCCTCGCGCGGATCGGCCTCCACAATGCGCCACCAGGGGATCGGTGTCCGCTCGCTGGCGTGTGAAGACGCCCTGGGCGGTCTCAGAGCGCCGAGGGTTCCTCGCCGCCTTCTTCCGCCTCCGCCAGATCCTCGAGAGCCTGCATCTCGCTCGCCGACAGAGGCTTGCCGATCGGCGCCGCGGCCTTCCCGATCCGGACCGCGGCCATGTCGGCCTCGTTCGGGTATTGCCCGGAAATCCAGTAGTCGAACACCCGGCGCACGATGGGTGCGGCGTGGGCCGCACCGAAGCCTGCGTTCTCGACGATGGCCGCCACCGCAATGGTCGGCGCCTCCGCCGGCGCAAAGGCCATGTAGAGCGCGTGATCGCGTTGTCGCTCTTCGAGCGCCTTGCCGCTGGCGCGCGCCTTCGGCCCGAGGCCGACCGCCTGCGCCGTGCCCGTCTTGCCGGCCGAGGTGTAGGCGGCCCCGGCGAACACGCGGGTACCCGTGCCGCCCTTCGTGACGGCCACCATGGCGTTGCGCACCACTTCGACGTGCTTTTGCGCGTAGCCCAGATCTCGGGCCTGGGGCTGCACCTGCTCCACCACCTCTTCGGTGACGGTGTCCTTGATGGCGCGCACCAGGTGCGGCCGATAGTGCATGCCACCGTTTGCCAGCGTGGCGTTGGCGGATGCGAGCTGCAGCATCGTGAAGCTGTTGTAGCCCTGTCCGATGCCCAGCGAGATGGTTTCGCCGGCGTGCCAGGTCTTCATGTCGGGGCGCCGATAAGCGGCACGCTTCCACGCCTTGCTCGGCAGCACGCCACGTGACTCGCCAAGCAGGTCGATGCCGGTGAACTGCCCGAAGCCCAGTGGCGCCATGAACTCGTGGATCAGGTCGACGCCCATTTCGTTGGCCAGCGAGTAGAAATAGGTGTTGCTCGAAAACTGGATGGCGCGGTGCATGTCCACCCCGCCCAGCCCGCCCCGATGACTGAGGAAGGTGCGCCCGCCGAAGCTGTAGGAGCCGGGGTCGTTTTCGACCTTGTCCGCGGCACGCGTGCCGGTCTCCAGCGCTGCCAGTGCCATGAAGGGCTTGTAGGTGGAGCCCGGCGGGTAGGTGCCGCGCAGGGCACGGTTGAGCAGCGGCTTGTCGATGGACTCGATGAGCGCGGTCCAGCTTTCGTGGTCGATGCCCTCGACGAAGAGATTGGGGTCGAAGGTGGGCTTGCTCACGAAGGCGAGGATCTCGCCCGTGTTGGGGTCGATGGCCACCAGCGCGCCGCGGCGCTCGCCGTACATGTCCTCCACCAGTTTCTGCAGCTTGATGTCCAGCGACAGCATCACGGTGTTGCCCGGCGTGGCGGGATGGCGGGCCAAACGGCGCACCGCGTGCCCGCCGGCGGAGGTTTCCATCTGCTCGACGCCGGTCTGGCCGTGCAGTGTTTTCTCGTAGCTCTGCTCGATGCCGAGCTTGCCGATGTAGTCGGTGCCCCTGTAGTTGGCCTGCTCTTCGTCGTCCCAGTCCTCCATGGCGGTCTTCTCGCGCTGGTTGATGCGGCCGATGTAGCCGATGACGTGCGATGCCACCTCGCCATGCGGGTAGGTGCGAAACAGACGCGCCTTGATCTCGACGCCCGGGAAGCGGTAGCGCTGGGCCGCGAAGCGCGCGACTTCCTCGTCGCTCAGGCGGGTGCGGATGGGGATGGAGTCGAAGCTGCGCGCGTCTTCGCGCAGGCGCTTGAAGCGGCGCCGGTCGCTCGGCGTGATCTCGACGATGGCCTCCAACTCATCCAGGGCCGAGCCGAGGTCCCCCACTTTGGAGGGCGTGATTTCCAGGGTGTAGGCCGCATGGTTCGAAGCCAGCACGACGCCATTGCGATCGAGGATCTGACCCCGGTTGGGCACCACCGGCACGACGGCGGTGCGGTTGCTTTCCGCCCGGTCGGCCAGTTCTTCGTGGCGCACGACCTGCAGGAAAGCCAGGCGCGCGCCGATCAATCCGAAACCGAACAGCACCACACAGCCGACCACCACCACACGGCGGCGAAAACGGGAAAGCTCGGCGGCGGCATTGCGGATTTCATTCATCTGGGAAGAGAAAAACTGGGTAAGAGGCCCGGGTCTTCTGGAGGTTCCGCTTATGCAGGTCGACAACAAAAAATCAGTTCTTCACGGCTGCACGCATGGCGCGCCGAGGCGAGGACGCTCCCAGGTGGAAGCCCAGAAGACGAGCGCGAGCGCGCTCACGGATGCGCCCAGCACGCACACGCCAAGCCATCCAAGGTGCGCGTACACCGTCGTCGATGCAATGGCCCCCGCACCGCTGCCCGCCGCGTAGAACAGCATGTAGCACCCGATGAGGCGGCCATGCGACTCGGCCGGCCCTCGCAGGATCATCGCCTGGTTGGTGACATGCAGGGCCTGGCAGCCCACGTCGAGCATCAGGATGCCGAGCGCCAGCCACCACAACGACGACTGCGTGAAGCCGAGAGGTATCCATGCCAGGAGCAGAAGGACCAGCGCGGCCACGCTCGTGCGCTGGCCCCACCCCTGGTCGGCCCAACGTCCTGCCCGCCCCGCGAAGAACGCGCCGGCGGCACCAATCAGCCCGAAGGCCCCGACCGCTGA
Above is a window of Variovorax sp. PMC12 DNA encoding:
- a CDS encoding putative 2-aminoethylphosphonate ABC transporter permease subunit, which codes for MNTLAHTPPAPGAPAMTPPAAYRRTGMRWSRDEIIARGVLLAVMAMLFVFLVAPLVTILAHAVQDKDGRFVGLAHFITYFQTPSLLRAVWNSVWVAAAVVAISVPAAFVFAYALTRSCMPAGLKAVFRLIALIPLLAPSLLSAISFVQWFGNQGALKFLLGGVSIYGAPGIILSEVYNTFPHALMILVTAMSLTDGRLYEAAKALRTRPMRQFMTITLPSCKYGLISASTVVFTYVVSDFGAPKVIGGNFNVLSVDVFKQVVGQHNFSIGAVVGMLLLVPSIVSFVIDYVVRRKLKAQLTARSVPYSPKPRKVADTLLLMFCATVCALLLAIIGMAVYTSLITLWPYDLSFTLKHYRFALLESDMAAAYTNSLAVAAVTAVAGSFIVFVGAYLIEKTRNLGMMRPTMHMMAVLSMAVPGLVLGLGYVMFFNHPANPLGFLYQTMTILVVSMIVHYYTSSHLTAVTALKQIDNEFEAVSASLKVPFIKTFFRVTVPVCLPAILDIGRYFFVVSMASLSCAIFLYTPDTILASVAIMHMDDAGDIGPAAALASLIVVTSVVVCIVYSLLTRVLLTRTQAWRLLGRT
- a CDS encoding 2-aminoethylphosphonate--pyruvate transaminase, coding for MSSITSPILLTPGPLTTSDRTRNAMLRDWGSWDSDFNKITARIRERVLDIVHGKGTHECVPMQGSGTFSVEAAVGTLVPRDGHVLVPSNGAYCQRLARICRVLGRKVTTIDYTEDRQVQPDDVERALAADPSITHVAVVHCETGAGVLNPLHEIALMAARHGCGLIIDAMSSFGAIEIDARKTPFDAVIAASGKCLEGVPGMGFVVVRRSTLEKCEGNCHSLSMDLYDQWVYMEKTTQWRFTPPTHVVAALDEAIAQYIEEGGLAARGGRYARNCKALVDGLAALGLRSFLDQSIQAPIIVTFHAPDDANYDFKTFYQEVKKRGYILYPGKLTQVETFRVGCMGHFGEAGIPGAVEAIGQTLKAMGIRQGEGVVAA
- a CDS encoding DNA polymerase II; the encoded protein is MASTGLTGFILTRHWRDTPGGTEIEYWLATDAGPRKVVLTSQTSVAFVETRHRAAVEAQLAALPGLQLRELELKTFDRNPVFGVYAKHFRQLGRMARALQAQGVRVFEADVRPHDRYLMERFITAGVLVEEGRADRATIYDGRLKPAPEFRPMLKMVSLDIETSQDEALYSIALDGTQERVVFMLGEPPPQQQPSGEPMNFALVYCPTRKAMLEKFNEWLERNDPDVVIGWNVIQFDLRVLQKTANDCGTQLLLGRERRPIDWRTHPGKQGYLFAPTPGRVIIDGIDALKAAMWSFPSFSLESVSQAMLGEGKAIGDEYDKMAEIERRYQQDKPALARYNIRDCELVLRIFDKAKLLQFVMERAHTTGLQADHFGGSIAAFSHHYLPRMHRLGYVAPNLGEIPSKAFPGGYVMDSKPGFYDSVVVLDYKSLYPSIIRTFLVDPVGLVEGANAGDPAMVVKGPQGTAFSRERHCLPEIVTTLWRARDEAKRARNEPLSQALKLLMNSFAGVLGAADCRFFNPKLVSAVTLRGHEMMKLTRDFVERRGYEAIYGDTDSIFIWLRRTHSNEEAHAVAAGLARDINDWWTRTLREGQGLENFLEIEFDTHYRKFFMPTIRGSEVGSKKRYAGLAVDADGKEEMVYRGLEMARSDWTPLARQFQEGLLSRIFQGEPYKAFVTAYAQSMLAGEKDDLLIYRKRLRHRLDAYQVNVPPQVRAARTADEYNARIGRPRQYQNGGWIRYVMTRNGPEPLETRHSRIDYEHYLSKQLQPIADAILQPLGDSFAALTSLQQGLF
- a CDS encoding acetate/propionate family kinase, with translation MKPARPLILALNGGSSSIRFGVYRMGGRPACQLQGKLDRIGVGGSTLRFAGADGVAHEVALRAVRDYSSATKAVLDWLSARKVFDTLAAVGYRLVHGMGHTDPELVTPDLLDDLRRIQWVDPDHLPDEIELIEAVRKHVPSLPHVACFDTAFHSHMPLVARMLAIPRRLGEKGVRRYGFHGLSYAYLMLALARAAGPAAAKGRVVLAHLGSGASLAAVKDGTGIDTSMGFTPASGMPMGTRSGDIDPGLALYLERTEHMTPVQFDAMTKDASGLLGVSGTSSDIRDLLAREAVDARAADAVALFCYQAKKWVGAYAAALGGLDTLVFSGGIGENCAAVRARICEGLEFLGVRLDASRNAANADVISVARSRVTVRVIRTNEEWMVARLTAARVFADCPPKGETPE
- the mrdA gene encoding penicillin-binding protein 2; the protein is MNEIRNAAAELSRFRRRVVVVGCVVLFGFGLIGARLAFLQVVRHEELADRAESNRTAVVPVVPNRGQILDRNGVVLASNHAAYTLEITPSKVGDLGSALDELEAIVEITPSDRRRFKRLREDARSFDSIPIRTRLSDEEVARFAAQRYRFPGVEIKARLFRTYPHGEVASHVIGYIGRINQREKTAMEDWDDEEQANYRGTDYIGKLGIEQSYEKTLHGQTGVEQMETSAGGHAVRRLARHPATPGNTVMLSLDIKLQKLVEDMYGERRGALVAIDPNTGEILAFVSKPTFDPNLFVEGIDHESWTALIESIDKPLLNRALRGTYPPGSTYKPFMALAALETGTRAADKVENDPGSYSFGGRTFLSHRGGLGGVDMHRAIQFSSNTYFYSLANEMGVDLIHEFMAPLGFGQFTGIDLLGESRGVLPSKAWKRAAYRRPDMKTWHAGETISLGIGQGYNSFTMLQLASANATLANGGMHYRPHLVRAIKDTVTEEVVEQVQPQARDLGYAQKHVEVVRNAMVAVTKGGTGTRVFAGAAYTSAGKTGTAQAVGLGPKARASGKALEERQRDHALYMAFAPAEAPTIAVAAIVENAGFGAAHAAPIVRRVFDYWISGQYPNEADMAAVRIGKAAAPIGKPLSASEMQALEDLAEAEEGGEEPSAL